The following proteins are encoded in a genomic region of Microcoleus sp. FACHB-68:
- a CDS encoding family 1 glycosylhydrolase, protein MVKPLPNPRLEMWGGVECTVNRVRDQYFDQLERNGHATRLEDLDLFAELGVSALRYPVIWERTAPNNVEDADWSWADERLGRLRELGIRPIVGLVHHGSGPPHTSLIDPAFPELLGRFAGAVAQRYPWVESYTPINEPLTTARFSGLYGHWYPHGYDDATFLRALIVECQATVLSMQAIRQVNPTAQLVQTEDLCKVFSTPLLAYQAEFENERRWLSYDLLCGRVNRDHPLWKYLLKAGIGEAELDFFLEQPCPPDILGINHYLTSDRFLDERLERYPTSTHGGNGRHKYADVEAVRVCTEGIAGPRRLLAEAWERYHLPMAVTEVHHGCTREEQLRWFYEVWGAAESLRQEGVDVRAITAWSLLGSYDWNTLVTRLSGHYEPGVFDLRSPHPRPTALARMLREFSTGGKYEHPLLEIPGWWHRTQRLLYPAVSCEVERKPNCVEVQQHSRNSATPRPLAIIGARGTLGNAFARLCELRGIPYHLLTRQEMDIADPVSVDAALSELQPWAVVNAAGYVRVDDAEREPHKCLRENAEGPAILAAAAQKRGVALLTFSSDLVFDGATISPYVESDAVGPLNVYGRSKAEAEVRVLQAHPSSLVIRTSAFFGPWDDYNFVTVALRTLSAGHPFMAAEDAVISPTYVPDLVNASLDLLIDGEYGLWHLANPDAIAWADFARMAAKLAGVSAGHVDARPVRELGLVAPRPTYSALSSERGVLLPSLENAFFRYFHERR, encoded by the coding sequence ATGGTAAAGCCACTTCCTAACCCGCGCCTTGAAATGTGGGGCGGAGTGGAATGCACCGTTAACCGTGTACGCGACCAGTATTTCGACCAGTTAGAGCGAAACGGCCACGCAACGCGCCTAGAAGACCTCGATTTGTTTGCAGAGCTGGGGGTGTCTGCGCTGCGTTACCCCGTGATATGGGAGCGCACAGCCCCTAATAACGTGGAGGATGCCGACTGGTCCTGGGCGGATGAGCGACTCGGACGCTTGCGGGAACTGGGCATCCGCCCAATTGTGGGACTGGTTCATCACGGGAGTGGCCCTCCCCATACCAGTCTGATCGATCCGGCGTTTCCGGAGTTGCTGGGCCGGTTCGCCGGCGCAGTGGCCCAGCGCTATCCCTGGGTAGAAAGTTACACCCCGATCAATGAACCCCTGACAACGGCACGGTTCAGCGGACTGTACGGCCACTGGTATCCGCATGGCTATGATGATGCGACCTTCCTGCGGGCTTTGATCGTAGAGTGTCAAGCTACTGTGCTGTCAATGCAGGCGATCCGGCAAGTAAACCCCACGGCACAGCTAGTTCAAACTGAGGATTTATGTAAGGTTTTCAGTACGCCGCTGTTGGCGTATCAGGCAGAGTTTGAAAATGAGCGCCGGTGGCTGAGTTACGATCTGCTGTGCGGTCGTGTCAACCGTGACCATCCGCTTTGGAAGTATTTGCTGAAGGCCGGCATCGGTGAGGCTGAACTTGATTTCTTCCTTGAGCAGCCTTGTCCGCCCGATATTCTGGGAATTAACCATTACCTGACGAGCGATCGCTTTCTGGATGAGCGCCTGGAACGCTATCCAACGAGCACGCATGGAGGCAATGGCCGGCATAAGTACGCAGATGTCGAAGCCGTGCGTGTCTGTACTGAAGGGATAGCAGGGCCGCGCCGGCTACTGGCAGAGGCGTGGGAGCGTTACCATCTGCCGATGGCTGTAACCGAAGTCCATCACGGCTGCACGCGAGAGGAGCAACTGCGCTGGTTTTATGAAGTCTGGGGGGCTGCAGAAAGTCTGCGGCAGGAGGGAGTAGACGTGCGGGCGATCACAGCTTGGTCGCTCCTCGGTTCCTACGACTGGAACACCCTGGTGACTCGCCTCAGCGGTCATTATGAGCCAGGTGTGTTCGATCTGCGTTCCCCCCACCCCCGCCCAACCGCACTTGCCCGAATGCTGCGCGAGTTCTCTACTGGGGGCAAATATGAGCACCCTCTGCTTGAGATACCGGGTTGGTGGCACAGAACCCAGCGGCTGCTTTATCCAGCAGTGAGTTGTGAGGTTGAAAGGAAGCCCAATTGTGTGGAAGTTCAACAACACAGCAGAAATTCAGCCACGCCGCGCCCCCTAGCGATCATCGGAGCTAGAGGAACCCTGGGAAATGCCTTTGCTCGCCTATGCGAACTTCGAGGCATACCCTACCACCTCTTAACCCGTCAGGAAATGGATATTGCTGATCCGGTTTCTGTGGATGCGGCGTTAAGTGAGTTGCAGCCTTGGGCAGTTGTGAATGCTGCCGGTTACGTTCGCGTGGACGATGCGGAACGCGAACCTCACAAATGCCTGCGCGAGAACGCTGAAGGGCCGGCAATTTTGGCGGCTGCGGCGCAAAAGCGGGGAGTCGCCTTGCTCACGTTCTCATCGGATCTCGTATTCGATGGAGCCACAATTTCACCATACGTCGAGAGTGATGCGGTTGGCCCGCTCAATGTCTACGGGCGCAGCAAAGCGGAAGCTGAGGTCAGGGTTTTACAGGCCCATCCTTCCTCGCTTGTGATCCGTACCAGTGCGTTCTTTGGGCCGTGGGACGATTATAACTTCGTGACCGTTGCCCTGCGAACGCTCTCTGCTGGGCATCCTTTCATGGCTGCAGAGGATGCGGTGATTTCGCCGACTTACGTCCCCGACTTGGTGAATGCCAGCTTGGATCTGTTAATTGATGGCGAGTATGGGTTGTGGCATTTGGCTAATCCAGATGCAATCGCTTGGGCTGATTTCGCACGGATGGCGGCTAAACTTGCCGGTGTTAGTGCCGGCCACGTTGATGCCCGTCCTGTCCGAGAACTCGGACTTGTCGCGCCCCGCCCCACTTACAGCGCTCTCAGCAGCGAACGCGGCGTGCTGCTTCCGTCTCTGGAAAATGCCTTTTTTCGCTATTTCCACGAGCGCCGGTGA
- a CDS encoding STAS domain-containing protein, which produces MSLVIKAIQYPEKLDNKRIAQFHREIESVVNAGANIILIDFKNVSFISSPGLIPLVSAFRKVKVAGCKFFVCSMNAQVRMLFELTGLNQVFETFTTNRDDFQKPVFSKNLSFKPSSLKVSHLVEK; this is translated from the coding sequence ATGAGTCTGGTTATAAAAGCGATCCAGTATCCCGAAAAGTTGGATAATAAGCGGATCGCCCAGTTTCATCGAGAAATTGAATCCGTGGTTAATGCTGGCGCGAATATTATTCTGATCGACTTCAAAAATGTCTCTTTTATTAGCAGCCCAGGTTTAATTCCTTTAGTTTCAGCGTTTAGAAAAGTTAAAGTCGCTGGATGCAAATTTTTTGTCTGCTCTATGAACGCCCAAGTCAGAATGTTATTTGAGTTAACGGGTCTGAATCAAGTCTTTGAAACGTTTACTACTAATCGAGACGATTTCCAGAAGCCAGTTTTTTCAAAAAATCTCTCATTCAAACCTTCATCATTAAAAGTGAGTCATTTAGTCGAAAAATAA
- the nuoB gene encoding NADH-quinone oxidoreductase subunit NuoB: MSPNPITDDGSLNGERIAFPVERYQVTQELSENVILTTADDLYNWARLSSLWPLMYGTACCFIEFAAMIGSRFDFDRFGLIPRASPRQADVIILAGTLNMKMSAATRRLYDQMPEPKYVIAMGACMITGGMFSADSPTAIRGADKILPIDVYIPGCPPRPEAIMDALIKLRKKISNESFQERGRIQQTHRYYTVRHKMKPLSPVHTGEYLNSSTRNNPPKELGEAMGTLVPPALKATETEEAART; encoded by the coding sequence ATGAGTCCTAACCCTATCACTGACGATGGCTCATTGAACGGTGAACGCATCGCCTTCCCTGTTGAGCGATACCAGGTTACTCAAGAACTGTCTGAAAATGTCATTTTGACGACAGCAGACGATCTCTATAATTGGGCGAGACTCTCTAGCTTATGGCCTTTAATGTACGGCACAGCTTGCTGTTTCATTGAGTTTGCTGCCATGATTGGCTCCCGGTTTGACTTTGACAGGTTTGGCTTAATTCCTCGCGCTAGCCCTCGCCAAGCTGACGTGATTATTTTAGCCGGCACCCTCAACATGAAAATGTCTGCAGCAACTCGTCGCCTTTACGATCAGATGCCAGAACCCAAGTATGTCATTGCAATGGGCGCGTGCATGATCACCGGCGGGATGTTTAGTGCTGATTCGCCTACAGCAATTCGAGGGGCTGATAAAATTCTTCCCATCGATGTTTATATACCTGGTTGTCCTCCCCGCCCAGAAGCGATCATGGATGCTCTGATTAAGCTTCGCAAAAAAATCTCCAATGAATCCTTTCAAGAGCGCGGCAGAATTCAGCAAACACATCGCTACTATACGGTTCGTCATAAGATGAAGCCGCTGTCACCTGTTCATACAGGTGAATACTTAAATTCCTCGACTCGTAATAACCCGCCGAAGGAGTTAGGAGAGGCAATGGGAACCCTTGTCCCTCCAGCGCTTAAGGCAACCGAAACCGAGGAAGCGGCTCGGACTTAG
- the galE gene encoding UDP-glucose 4-epimerase GalE has product MSESKSTILVTGGAGYIGSHAVLALQQAGYDPIVLDNLVYGHRELVEEVLKVKLIVGDTNDRALLDNLFATHSIDAVMHFAAYIAVGESVTDPGKYYRNNVNGTLTLLEAMVAANIKQFVFSSTCAVYGMPKTVPMAEDHPQDPISPYATSKQMVERILADFDTAYGLKSVAFRYFNAAGAEANGLLGEDHNPETHLIPLVLLTALGKRESVSIFGTDYPTSDGTCIRDYIHVSDLAQAHVLGLEYLQKGGDSNVFNLGNGSGFTVREVIESARQITGKDIKIVESERRAGDPPALVGSSDKARNILGWNPQYPDIKEILAHAWQWHQKRHIS; this is encoded by the coding sequence ATGTCAGAAAGCAAATCAACTATTTTAGTCACCGGCGGTGCCGGCTACATTGGCAGCCATGCTGTACTCGCTCTGCAGCAAGCCGGTTACGATCCGATCGTTCTTGACAATCTGGTGTACGGGCATCGAGAACTGGTTGAAGAGGTATTAAAAGTTAAGTTAATTGTCGGAGATACTAACGACCGCGCCTTACTGGATAACCTCTTTGCCACTCACTCCATTGACGCTGTCATGCATTTTGCCGCCTATATTGCCGTCGGGGAATCCGTTACAGATCCAGGCAAATATTACCGCAACAACGTAAACGGAACGCTAACGCTTTTAGAAGCAATGGTGGCGGCGAATATCAAGCAATTTGTCTTCTCCTCCACTTGTGCGGTGTACGGAATGCCAAAAACGGTTCCGATGGCTGAAGATCACCCTCAAGATCCGATCAGTCCCTACGCAACCAGCAAGCAAATGGTGGAGCGTATCTTAGCTGATTTCGATACCGCTTATGGCTTAAAATCAGTAGCTTTCCGCTATTTTAACGCTGCCGGCGCTGAGGCAAATGGCTTACTGGGAGAAGACCACAACCCGGAAACTCATTTAATTCCTTTGGTATTACTAACTGCCTTGGGTAAACGAGAATCTGTCTCTATTTTTGGCACCGACTATCCGACTTCTGACGGCACTTGCATTCGAGATTATATTCATGTGAGTGATTTAGCGCAAGCTCATGTTTTAGGCTTAGAATACTTGCAAAAAGGGGGAGATAGTAACGTATTTAATTTAGGAAATGGCAGCGGATTTACCGTCAGAGAAGTGATTGAATCGGCGCGTCAGATAACCGGCAAAGACATTAAAATCGTAGAAAGTGAGCGCAGAGCCGGCGACCCCCCTGCCTTAGTTGGAAGTAGCGACAAAGCCCGAAATATTTTAGGTTGGAATCCCCAGTATCCAGACATCAAAGAAATTCTCGCTCACGCATGGCAATGGCACCAAAAGCGACATATTAGCTAG
- a CDS encoding signal peptidase I has translation MQPQVIFGNADTEGAPRRGWFMGHFLDLPDDPRSTSELEVKWAIHEAGEGRNQWATNAEATTLSILINGRFSIQFPDQEFMLSREGDYVLWCPGVPHTWLAEETSTILTIRWPSKPGDSVGTTRAGTDK, from the coding sequence ATGCAACCTCAAGTTATTTTTGGAAATGCCGACACGGAAGGTGCCCCTCGCCGGGGTTGGTTTATGGGGCACTTTCTAGACCTTCCTGATGATCCTCGTTCCACTTCCGAGCTTGAAGTAAAATGGGCAATTCATGAAGCAGGAGAGGGAAGAAATCAGTGGGCGACAAATGCTGAAGCAACTACACTTTCTATCCTAATTAACGGGCGATTTTCTATTCAATTTCCCGACCAAGAATTTATGCTTTCTCGGGAGGGCGATTATGTTCTGTGGTGTCCGGGGGTGCCTCATACTTGGTTAGCCGAAGAAACTTCGACCATTCTTACCATCAGATGGCCATCAAAGCCTGGGGATAGTGTGGGAACGACTCGCGCCGGCACAGACAAATAA
- a CDS encoding glycoside hydrolase family 2 TIM barrel-domain containing protein produces MAYPRPQLQRANWMSLNGPWKFTYDDNGRFVQPSDISEWTHTIEVPFAPETTRSGIGDTGFHPNCWYEREFDLPPGEGRVLLQFAAVDYRARVWVNGQFITEHEGGNTPFTADMTHVINENGPQRVTVWAQDDPQDLAKPRGKQDWQLEPHSIWYPRTTGIWQTVWVERVPPTYIKNIRWTPDFDRWEIGFEAFVAGEPCNDIQLKVKLSFGCQMLVNDTYEVLNREVHRRIALSDPGIDDYRNELLWSPEKPTLIDAEIELWCDGKLMNVVKSYTAMRCVAIQRDRFMLNGRPYYLRLVLDQGYWPESFMTAPSDEALRRDVELVKAMGFNGVRKHQKIEDPRFLYWADVLGLLVWEEMPSAYRFTPKAVERITKEWAEVIERDVSHPCIVVWVPFNESWGVPNLTESAAHRNYVQALYHLTKTLDPTRPVIGNDGWESTDTDIIAIHDYDNKPQRLEKRYGPQVDLTKLFDRQRPGGRILTLDGHPHQGQPVMLTEFGGIAYAGREAPEAEKVWGYVRAEEISELQLRYTALLEVVNRIEMFSGFCYTQLTDTFQEANGLLYGDRTPKFPIEAIAAATLGGEEEDDVFCGTIKAGWPQADPIQSVPH; encoded by the coding sequence ATGGCCTATCCACGCCCACAGTTACAACGCGCCAATTGGATGTCTCTTAACGGCCCGTGGAAGTTTACTTATGACGACAATGGGCGATTTGTTCAACCTAGTGACATTTCCGAGTGGACGCACACCATTGAGGTGCCGTTTGCGCCGGAAACGACCCGCAGTGGCATAGGCGACACCGGCTTCCACCCCAATTGTTGGTACGAACGCGAATTTGACTTACCCCCAGGCGAAGGCAGAGTGCTGCTGCAATTTGCCGCAGTAGACTATCGCGCCCGTGTTTGGGTCAATGGTCAGTTCATCACAGAACATGAAGGCGGCAACACCCCGTTTACCGCCGATATGACTCACGTCATCAATGAAAATGGGCCGCAGCGGGTTACAGTCTGGGCGCAAGACGACCCCCAAGACTTAGCCAAACCCCGTGGCAAGCAAGATTGGCAGCTGGAACCGCACAGTATTTGGTATCCGCGTACAACCGGCATCTGGCAAACCGTTTGGGTTGAACGCGTTCCCCCCACCTATATCAAGAACATTCGCTGGACACCAGACTTTGATCGCTGGGAAATCGGGTTTGAAGCATTTGTTGCCGGCGAACCGTGTAATGATATCCAACTGAAGGTGAAACTCTCCTTCGGTTGCCAAATGCTCGTCAACGATACCTACGAAGTGCTCAACCGGGAAGTTCACCGACGCATCGCCCTTTCCGACCCAGGCATCGACGATTACCGCAACGAATTGCTCTGGAGTCCGGAAAAACCCACCTTGATCGACGCCGAGATTGAGCTGTGGTGTGATGGCAAACTGATGAATGTCGTTAAATCCTATACCGCAATGCGGTGTGTGGCGATCCAGCGTGACCGCTTCATGCTCAACGGGCGTCCGTACTATTTGCGCCTGGTTCTCGACCAAGGCTACTGGCCCGAAAGCTTCATGACCGCGCCCTCAGATGAGGCGTTGCGGCGGGATGTCGAGTTAGTCAAAGCGATGGGATTTAACGGGGTGCGGAAACACCAGAAAATTGAAGACCCCCGCTTTTTATACTGGGCAGACGTGCTAGGTTTGCTCGTTTGGGAAGAAATGCCCAGCGCCTACCGCTTCACCCCGAAAGCCGTGGAACGCATTACGAAGGAATGGGCGGAGGTCATTGAGCGGGATGTCAGCCACCCCTGTATCGTGGTGTGGGTGCCCTTCAATGAATCTTGGGGCGTTCCGAATTTAACAGAAAGCGCCGCGCACCGGAACTATGTGCAAGCGCTGTATCACTTAACCAAAACCCTCGATCCGACGCGCCCGGTGATCGGCAACGACGGCTGGGAAAGTACAGATACCGACATAATCGCCATTCACGATTACGACAACAAACCCCAGCGATTAGAAAAGCGCTACGGGCCTCAAGTTGACCTGACGAAACTGTTCGACCGGCAGCGTCCCGGCGGGCGCATCCTCACCCTCGACGGCCACCCCCACCAAGGGCAGCCGGTGATGCTGACAGAGTTTGGCGGCATTGCCTATGCCGGTCGCGAAGCACCCGAAGCGGAGAAAGTCTGGGGATATGTGCGGGCAGAGGAAATTTCAGAACTGCAATTGCGTTACACAGCGCTGTTGGAAGTGGTGAACAGAATTGAGATGTTCAGCGGATTCTGTTACACACAGTTAACAGATACATTTCAGGAAGCCAATGGCCTACTGTATGGCGACCGCACACCCAAGTTTCCCATTGAAGCAATCGCAGCGGCAACTTTAGGAGGAGAGGAAGAGGACGATGTATTCTGTGGAACGATTAAAGCCGGATGGCCGCAAGCTGACCCTATACAGTCGGTTCCCCATTGA
- the galT gene encoding galactose-1-phosphate uridylyltransferase, with product MYSVERLKPDGRKLTLYSRFPIDPDIEATSPSDEPVQANPHLRWHPLRGEWIAYASHRQGRTFMPPPEYNPLAPTINPQFPTELPQGKYDVAVFDNRFPSLALAAKNPPASIVETLPANGACEVVVFTQDPEATFGSLPLDHLELLLQVWADRTRAIGENPHIQYVLPFENRGVEMGVTLLHPHGQIYAYPLVPPVPAKMLECQQAYYRQHQRGVLEDLIQKEIADKQRIIYLDEHAIAFVPVCARYPYEVWVAPIKPVATFGDLTPQQRQGLARALKTVTLKYDGMWHRPFPYLMAWFQAPTDGQPHPEAHLHAEFYPPYRTSERLKYLAGTELAAGLFANDALPEEKAKDLQAVVVNIETPVAL from the coding sequence ATGTATTCTGTGGAACGATTAAAGCCGGATGGCCGCAAGCTGACCCTATACAGTCGGTTCCCCATTGACCCCGACATAGAAGCCACCAGTCCTAGTGATGAGCCGGTGCAGGCGAACCCTCACCTGCGCTGGCATCCCTTGCGAGGGGAATGGATCGCCTATGCCAGCCACCGGCAAGGGCGCACGTTTATGCCGCCGCCGGAATACAACCCCTTGGCACCAACCATCAATCCTCAGTTTCCTACGGAACTACCCCAAGGGAAATATGATGTGGCGGTGTTCGACAACCGCTTTCCCTCGCTGGCGCTGGCGGCCAAAAATCCGCCGGCCAGCATTGTGGAGACGCTGCCGGCAAATGGGGCGTGTGAGGTTGTGGTATTCACGCAAGATCCGGAAGCCACTTTCGGTTCCCTGCCACTGGATCACCTGGAACTGCTGTTGCAAGTCTGGGCAGATCGGACACGGGCGATTGGAGAAAATCCGCACATTCAATATGTGCTGCCGTTTGAGAACCGAGGTGTAGAAATGGGGGTGACGTTGTTGCATCCCCACGGACAAATCTACGCCTATCCCTTGGTGCCGCCGGTGCCGGCAAAAATGCTGGAATGTCAGCAAGCCTATTACCGGCAACACCAACGGGGTGTACTGGAAGATTTAATTCAAAAGGAAATTGCAGACAAACAGCGGATTATTTATCTGGATGAACACGCCATCGCTTTCGTGCCGGTGTGTGCGCGTTATCCGTATGAAGTGTGGGTTGCCCCGATCAAGCCGGTTGCCACGTTTGGGGATCTAACGCCACAACAGCGTCAAGGACTCGCCAGAGCTTTAAAGACCGTCACCCTCAAATATGATGGGATGTGGCACCGGCCTTTCCCTTACTTGATGGCGTGGTTTCAAGCGCCGACAGATGGGCAGCCGCATCCCGAAGCACATCTGCACGCAGAGTTTTATCCGCCCTACCGGACAAGTGAACGCCTTAAATATTTGGCGGGAACTGAACTGGCAGCAGGGTTGTTTGCGAACGATGCTTTGCCAGAGGAAAAAGCCAAAGATTTACAGGCAGTTGTCGTGAATATCGAAACGCCGGTGGCTTTATGA
- a CDS encoding M24 family metallopeptidase, translated as MNRFTEEVSTKLALIRNALSETEAQGVRLRGTDWFAWATAGASNTVLLTAETGVAEVLVTAGDAWVLTDEIEAQRFKDEELPNNFKVHVNPWADAAARESFVREVTHDGKVLSDRPIAHVEKRLPESLQLHKKVLMSSELERYREVGRKASEAMTEVLLAAKPTWTEYQLAGAGAEALWARGLHPALTLVAGDRRLPLYRHATATGESLGRQAMLVFCARGYGVYANLTRFVSFGKLPDKDAQLHQHVREIESLALAACQPETPLNQVYKTLEQAYHQHGYPQAIYQHHQGGTTGYLSREVVANPNTDESLKENMAMAWNPSLPGAKIEDTFVILEGGKLENLTFDPNWPSVEVEGRQRPVPVEVT; from the coding sequence ATGAATCGATTCACTGAAGAAGTCTCCACGAAGCTTGCGTTAATCCGCAACGCCCTGAGTGAAACCGAGGCGCAAGGTGTGCGACTGCGCGGCACAGATTGGTTTGCTTGGGCAACTGCCGGCGCATCTAACACGGTACTGCTCACTGCAGAAACCGGCGTGGCAGAAGTGCTAGTGACTGCCGGTGACGCCTGGGTTCTCACCGATGAAATTGAAGCGCAACGCTTTAAGGATGAAGAACTGCCCAATAATTTCAAGGTACACGTTAATCCTTGGGCGGATGCAGCTGCCCGTGAGTCTTTCGTGCGCGAAGTGACCCATGACGGGAAAGTTTTAAGCGACCGGCCTATTGCTCATGTCGAGAAGCGATTGCCTGAGTCTTTACAACTGCACAAGAAAGTGCTGATGTCAAGTGAATTGGAGCGATATCGCGAAGTGGGGCGCAAGGCAAGCGAAGCGATGACAGAAGTGCTTTTAGCCGCCAAACCGACTTGGACAGAATACCAACTAGCCGGTGCCGGTGCTGAGGCGTTGTGGGCAAGGGGGCTGCATCCAGCGCTGACTTTGGTTGCCGGTGACAGGCGGTTGCCGCTTTATCGGCACGCAACAGCAACCGGCGAATCCCTCGGACGGCAAGCGATGCTGGTGTTTTGCGCCAGGGGATACGGAGTTTATGCCAATCTCACCCGATTTGTTTCATTTGGAAAACTTCCAGATAAAGACGCTCAATTGCACCAGCACGTTCGCGAAATTGAATCGCTAGCCTTGGCAGCTTGTCAACCAGAAACGCCCCTCAATCAGGTTTACAAAACTCTGGAACAAGCTTATCACCAGCACGGTTATCCCCAAGCAATTTATCAGCATCACCAGGGAGGAACGACTGGATATTTGTCGCGAGAAGTTGTGGCAAATCCTAATACGGACGAGTCCTTAAAAGAAAATATGGCGATGGCTTGGAATCCCAGTTTGCCTGGGGCAAAAATTGAGGATACTTTTGTAATTCTTGAAGGTGGGAAGTTAGAAAATTTAACTTTCGATCCTAATTGGCCAAGTGTTGAAGTTGAAGGAAGGCAGCGCCCGGTGCCGGTGGAGGTTACATAA
- the galK gene encoding galactokinase, whose product MNFQEIFGQEPAIEASAPGRVNLLGEHTDYNDGFVLPTTIPQRTTVQLGLSGDKQHHFYSQNLDERVTISQSDPTPSGFASYIFGCIRLLEKEGYTIPAVNVYVNSLVPMGCGLSSSAALEVATLRALRELLNLPLDDVRLAQIAQQVEIQYAGLNCGIMDQMASSLAGTDSMLFLDTRTLERRVLPFPAGAEILVIDSGVHHELAAGSGYNQRRAECEEAAHLLGVKALRDITDPQLTESLPELLAQRARHVITEDNRVLEAVEGVSAQRFGELMNASHTSQRDDYEVSVPAVDSLAAILQETPGVFGARLTGGGFGGACVALVETGKGAEIAKNVLEHYNSAGHTGRVLVCPEL is encoded by the coding sequence ATGAATTTTCAAGAAATATTTGGTCAAGAACCGGCAATAGAAGCCAGTGCGCCCGGACGCGTCAATTTACTCGGAGAACATACCGACTACAATGATGGATTCGTCTTGCCAACGACGATCCCTCAACGCACGACGGTACAGTTAGGTTTGAGTGGGGATAAACAGCACCACTTCTACTCGCAAAATTTAGACGAACGGGTAACAATTTCACAAAGTGATCCCACCCCGTCTGGGTTCGCTAGTTATATATTTGGGTGCATCCGGCTATTAGAAAAAGAAGGCTACACGATCCCGGCTGTGAATGTGTACGTCAATTCATTAGTGCCGATGGGTTGCGGTTTGTCTAGTAGTGCGGCTTTGGAAGTGGCGACGCTGCGAGCACTGCGCGAACTTTTAAATCTGCCTCTTGATGATGTGCGGCTGGCGCAAATCGCACAGCAAGTGGAAATTCAGTATGCCGGTTTAAACTGCGGCATTATGGATCAAATGGCATCAAGTTTAGCCGGCACCGATTCGATGCTATTTCTGGATACACGCACCCTAGAGCGGCGAGTGTTGCCTTTTCCTGCCGGCGCAGAAATCCTCGTCATTGATAGTGGCGTGCATCACGAACTCGCCGCAGGAAGCGGTTACAATCAGCGTCGGGCTGAATGTGAAGAGGCAGCGCACCTGCTAGGTGTAAAAGCCCTTAGAGATATTACCGATCCGCAACTTACAGAGTCCTTACCCGAATTGCTAGCCCAGCGGGCGCGTCACGTCATTACGGAAGATAACCGCGTGCTAGAGGCTGTGGAAGGGGTGTCAGCCCAGCGATTTGGAGAGTTAATGAATGCTTCCCACACCAGCCAGCGCGATGATTACGAAGTTTCAGTGCCGGCAGTCGATAGCCTAGCGGCAATTTTACAAGAAACCCCCGGCGTCTTTGGTGCACGCCTCACAGGTGGCGGTTTTGGGGGTGCCTGCGTCGCTTTAGTGGAAACGGGTAAAGGTGCAGAGATCGCTAAAAATGTGTTGGAACATTATAATAGTGCCGGTCACACAGGACGCGTATTAGTTTGCCCAGAATTGTAA
- a CDS encoding MBL fold metallo-hydrolase, which yields MSEIKTIVLPIGREQPDVENGSIFFVGTATVILRYAGFTILTDPNFLHQGDHVHLGYGIRATRTTNPAIEIEELPPIDLLVLSHMHEDHFDRVAEEKLDKRIPIVSTQHAIAKLNKKGFNSTYALETWEKITFTKGEEKLCISAMPGTHGPAFLSAALPPVMGSMLEFQTPAGKTRFRLYITGDTLITEQLKEIPKRYSDIDLGLLHLGGTMVFGVLLTMDAKQGVEAIQIIAPQTAIPIHYNDYTVFKSPLEDFMKAVSAAGLEERVKYLSHGDTYTFKVSAT from the coding sequence ATGAGTGAAATAAAAACGATTGTTCTACCCATCGGTCGGGAACAGCCGGATGTGGAAAATGGCTCGATCTTCTTTGTGGGAACGGCAACGGTTATCCTGCGTTATGCAGGATTCACAATTCTAACTGACCCGAACTTCCTCCATCAGGGCGATCACGTACATTTAGGTTATGGAATTCGCGCGACGCGAACCACAAATCCAGCGATAGAGATTGAGGAGTTACCACCCATAGACTTACTCGTGCTTTCGCATATGCATGAGGATCATTTTGATCGCGTGGCAGAGGAAAAGCTGGATAAAAGGATTCCGATTGTTAGCACGCAGCACGCTATCGCTAAGCTGAATAAGAAAGGATTTAATTCAACTTACGCCCTGGAAACTTGGGAAAAAATAACCTTTACAAAAGGTGAAGAAAAACTTTGTATTAGTGCGATGCCGGGTACACATGGCCCTGCTTTTCTTTCCGCTGCCTTGCCGCCGGTGATGGGGAGTATGCTGGAGTTTCAAACACCTGCCGGCAAGACTCGCTTTCGCCTTTACATTACGGGAGATACGCTGATTACGGAACAGTTGAAAGAGATTCCTAAGCGGTACTCTGATATTGATTTAGGGCTGCTGCACTTGGGAGGAACAATGGTTTTTGGTGTGTTACTGACGATGGATGCAAAACAAGGCGTAGAAGCGATTCAAATTATCGCACCCCAGACAGCTATCCCCATTCACTATAACGATTACACGGTGTTTAAATCGCCACTTGAAGACTTTATGAAGGCAGTGTCAGCAGCCGGCCTTGAAGAACGAGTGAAATATTTAAGCCACGGGGACACTTACACATTTAAAGTGTCGGCAACTTAA